The following is a genomic window from Candidatus Tanganyikabacteria bacterium.
TCGGGCTGCCCGGCGACGTCATCATGGCAACTCCAGAGGACAGGGCCTTTCCCTTGGTGAGGTCGTGGATACGCCGATTCTTGGAGATCGGTGGGAACCGGCGGCGTCCGACCAGGCCGGGCGTCGCTCGCCCCGGCCTGACGCTTGCCGTTGCGGTTGCCGCCTGCCTGGCGGCAGCGGTCGGCGCTCCCCGGGCACTCGCTGTTTCCGGACGCGCGGTGTTTTTGGACGGCGGCGTGACCATCCAGTTCATCTGGCTGCCGGCAGGGAGGTTCTTGAGTGGTTCGCCCGCCGACGAACCGGGCCGGGAGTCCGACGAGACGCAGCACCCGGTGAAGTTGACGCGTGGATTCTACATGCAGACCACGGAGGTGACGCAGGCCCAGTGGCAGGCGCTGGTGGGGAAGAATCCGTCGTATTTCACCGGGGATGCGACCCGGCCGGTGGAGCAGGTGTCCTGGTGGGACGCGGTGGCGTATGCCAACGCGCTGTCGGCGGCGGAGGGCCTCTCCCCGGCCTACTCGCTGAAAGGTTGCAGCGGGACCCCTGGTTCGGGCAATTACAGTTGCTCGGGCATATCGCTCAACAGCTCCGACGGTACTCCGTACGGCACGACGGGCTACCGGCTTCCGACGGAGTCGGAGTGGGAGTATGCGTACCGGGCGGGCACGTCGACGGCGTTCTACAACGGGGCT
Proteins encoded in this region:
- a CDS encoding SUMF1/EgtB/PvdO family nonheme iron enzyme, whose amino-acid sequence is MAAVEPERIILCGSVARGAMGPDGDIDMGPLTDEIFLTLEGLGLPGDVIMATPEDRAFPLVRSWIRRFLEIGGNRRRPTRPGVARPGLTLAVAVAACLAAAVGAPRALAVSGRAVFLDGGVTIQFIWLPAGRFLSGSPADEPGRESDETQHPVKLTRGFYMQTTEVTQAQWQALVGKNPSYFTGDATRPVEQVSWWDAVAYANALSAAEGLSPAYSLKGCSGTPGSGNYSCSGISLNSSDGTPYGTTGYRLPTESEWEYAYRAGTSTAFYNGA